From the genome of Triticum aestivum cultivar Chinese Spring chromosome 3B, IWGSC CS RefSeq v2.1, whole genome shotgun sequence, one region includes:
- the LOC123065005 gene encoding 17.5 kDa class II heat shock protein-like, translating into MAGMVFGLENPMMTALQHLLDIPDGETGAPGGEKQGPTRAYVRDARAMAATPADVKELPGAYAFVVDMPGLGSGDIQVQVEDERVLVISGERRREEKEDTKYLRMERRMGKLMRKFVLPENADMEKISAACRDGVLTVTVEKLPPPEPKKPKTIQVQVA; encoded by the coding sequence ATGGCGGGCATGGTGTTCGGCTTGGAGAACCCAATGATGACGGCGCTGCAGCACCTGCTGGACATCCCAGATGGCGAAACCGGTGCCCCCGGCGGCGAGAAGCAGGGCCCGACGCGCGCCTACGTCCGCGACGCGCGCGCCATGGCGGCCACCCCCGCCGACGTGAAGGAGCTGCCGGGCGCGTACGCTTTCGTGGTGGACATGCCGGGGCTGGGTTCCGGCGACATCCAGGTGCAGGTGGAGGACGAGCGGGTGCTGGTCATCAGCGGCGAGCGCaggagggaggagaaggaggacacCAAGTACCTGCGGATGGAGCGCCGCATGGGCAAGCTGATGCGCAAGTTCGTGCTCCCCGAGAACGCCGACATGGAGAAGATCTCCGCCGCGTGCCGCGACGGCGTGCTCACCGTCACCGTCGAGAAGCTGCCGCCGCCCGAgcccaagaagcccaagaccaTCCAGGTCCAGGTCGCCTGA